The sequence below is a genomic window from Uranotaenia lowii strain MFRU-FL chromosome 2, ASM2978415v1, whole genome shotgun sequence.
GTTGGATGTTTGTTATGGCTCCCAAGCTACCAAAAAcgaaataaatgataattttatagaaccAAAAACAATAAGGTCGAATGCAAAAGGTTGTAAGTACTAAGcatgattcaaatattgttcatgtaTCCGTATAGACACAAATCAATGTCACGAGCATGTCAATGTCTGCACTTATGCTTTggtatttttataacattttatacaaagatttcaaaacaatttgtagATCTATTAGGTATATTTAGATGTTATGGCTAAAACCAGAATGAGTTTGTTAGCTGTTAAAACTAATCAAATGAATGTTTTCAACATACTGATCAATCAATTAATTGTCAATGAACCAATTAAAGTTGGGAACATATTTCTACCCAGTGTTGAAATTTGGTGGAAATATCTTTTCATCCACGTTATTTCATAAAAGGTAACTAAAAAAGCTTGAATTCATATTATAGAATTCTTACCCAAATCATGTGTGCGAAACATTCCGATTCGGATTCAATTTTCAGTCGCCACATCAACCCAACAGCAAAACTCAGAAGaacgttcaaattttcaaagagaatcTAGAGGCGTACACTTTTCCTTTCGCTCGAATCCAGTTGCCGGTCATTACGATTCCGAAACTCACCCAAATGGGTTGCCCAGTAGTGCCCAGGCCAGGATTGGGTTCATTCTCCGGGTGTTTACCAAAGCTGATGAACGGGTCTCCACTAACGAGGACGCTCGAGTGTGGCCAGACGTGACTGGAATGTGCCCCCACTCACATTGCTACGTATGGACATTTCCGAAGCTGGATGCCAAGCCTACTAATTACATGGCCATCAGCCCAAAGTCCGTCCGGTCTAGTTGAGTTCTAAAAACGAGAAATGAAAGAATTTGACCTGCGGGCATGTTCCAGAGAGCTAATGTATTATTTAAGAGGCGGCGCGCAATCGAAATGGGCCCCCGAGGGTTGCCAACCTTTTCCGAAGCGAAAAGCAGTGCCCGGTTGCATCCGGTTGTTCCGGTTTGATGGTTGTCGGTCGGTGTTTCAATTTTCCGATGTGATAATTTTTTCTGCAACAGCATGGTATCCGAATTCAAAcagaaagggttttttttttattttccagtcAACAGGATCTCTGTGGCAGTTGCTTATATGGTAGGTTTATGATGGCTTGCTCGAAAAGATTGGCAATGAAtgtcaataaaaacaaacagaaaatacTATAGGAAACTTGTGAAGATTTGATGCTTGTATACACTCTTGTCGTGTTGAAAACATTCCGCATTAGGAGGTTTTTTGCTGTACGAGcatctgttttttaaatttacaagtttTCTTCTGAATGTTAAAGTACGTAATTGGAATTTATAGGGGTAAAGttaattgccccgggccccccggctcagggggggcccccgagggaaaaaaaagttttaacattactttaatcagactatttcaatttctacaaatctatgaaaagaaataaaaactagaaaataggaatgaaaacttgataaATAACGACTAAAggggcccccgtgaaataataacgaaaataatttttctctcACATAAGTTAGGGGgggcccctagagtaagcagtgaaggagttcTCCCATATTTTCGggctgaaaatattaaaattttggtattgagtttcaaaatttttcaacaaagaatctggacaaaaataatataaattagaaaaaaaaactcgaaaaaattgagtagaatatgaggcaaaacaccacaaattttcatttttttttatcgtcagTCGTCGTCATGTCAGTCAGGAATTTTATACAGAAcagataaaataaagaaaaacatcttcttATTTCCATTACATACACacgtcttgcacaataataatgtttatttttacgtTAACCTTCCAAATAATGggtactgcactaaaatagcagctaatttcgccaaACTGGCTCACggtgctaagagagaacagagaagctttatTATAAACATCTCaaaattttacccgggcagtatctgggttaataccgggtatattcaaaacttttcactttttaatcatttttaatgaaatttccgttggtttaaaaattctcaacCCTTTTCTtcccctatttttgaaaataaaatcttaagaCAAACTGTAGTTGCTCAAATAAAGagtttctttattaaatttccgaatatctgtcttagacttgaaattcgtattgaaacattttcaactgatttaaccaaaattttatcacctactgaagtaaatatcctgaattcagcataacattttccaaattatcattcccaaattataataaaaacgatctcatagttgagttactaatatcattgagtgattctctttatatgaatatttctatgtttttaatcttatctttttacagattcaattcattgagatttgtaagtcttgtatttttttctcaatttactGAAGTTCCGATTcatggtttttcaaaattttgagaactcaggatctttgtttaagatTCTAAACACATCTGGATTCCTTATctggcttttttcaatgataactgattctgtgatttaaacatttaatctctattctgattTCTTCTccaatcgatcattttttaatgaaacttttgtcacatttagaataacaatttgataacaattttttatctgatgagaatcattttcatgaaaatgtttttttttgtgatataaaattgaaatttacatttGGTGCACTTTCTGCTTTCGCTCTGATTgtagctttgatttttttaaatttaattctgattttgtttctcaaaacttgatttgatattatgatttagatttgagacactgaattgtggttctgattATAAtctgattttgagttttgaatttttaaactgttaTATCTGTAGctctatgaaatttgaatttaattattttgttattttttttctttttgagttTTGCATTCTATGTTTTAAATCTTCATGATACATCCCAATTGTCATTAGGAAAATATGTTTCGATGAAGCACAAATCAGATTATCAATGGTAAAATggaaatcatttgaaatatcTAACCGGAAATAAATCATAGAACTTTGGTTGGTGATAAGGGTAATAAAAAATAGAGAAATAAATTTTGCGTTTCGCAGCTTTAATCAaagctttcatttttgaaaaatttctaaactctccCTCAATttttgcacgtgattaattaaattaattaacagtttttatttgaagatacgaGAAACTATCTTGTACGCAAACAACATGGCTATCTGAGGACAGTATACAGAACTCATCCCCAGTTCTTTTatacgtttaaaatgttttgtactctctgggatagcatttgaaaaaaaaaatcgaatcataggggcccccgagaaaaattgccccgagccccccgatggcttaatccggccctgtgtATGATTTAATCGAATTGTAAACTATTATTATttcttcgggcccgaggaaaaccacccaacaccccagtgagagatgtattagctgcgatagacattgattacatgctcgaaatctacactcaggcaaattcttattataattttcataagatgcatcttatgaaccgctttttagagtgtaaaataatgtttcataagagtcttataaaattctttcaattttcatacgatgctcttatgaaaaatagaagaaatgaaaaaataatgaacacattcattcattgcatcagtttttttcatcatctaactgtacgaagcaatcgccagttcatgtTATTATAATTtcccttcaatgttaaatgttattgctatctccggaatggtaagttcgatttgatgttttttgtgtAAACGtctaatatattagtaaactaaaatacattatttgtttacttttcagcaagctgatcggcaaaaaacgaaaggtcaaagatttagatgcggcaaaaaaaaactttgatggagccgtctcttgatgcgctgctgatggtgaccattaaggatttaattttaaacaaatttggcaaacaataaagtgattGTTTTAGCATGAAATatctagaatttttcttattagaaagtgatttactatttccataagaatctcttatgaaaagcaacaacctttcATTggagtaggcgttcatcttcagaattcattcgcgtcataagacaatcttatgaatttcattaatttttcttatggcgccacttcataagagaatcttatggcatacataatagtatttttctgagtgtacctCTTTCTCAAAGCTATTGATCTCCGTTTTTAACTACtaccagtgatggtaaatttcacccgtcacgcttgacccgactagttttgtttcatcaaacgactggcactgttctcaattgacggagcctcactactcgcatgacggataaagcacgacaacaatcaacatttctccatcatcgactggcgaagctcctacacatggtcaaaatttcttctgagagtgactggcaaatcttttcacacttcgatcggctgctgacggcaggtacaactaattgaacgacttgctggcagagagcaataatagcaataaaaaactgaaaacgagcttgctggcaggagcaacaataataataaatgcgtttctttttcgtcatcggtcgtttgaatgttattgcttgactaggttattattttagcttcaaatgaatggagaatgaatgactggcaaacgaagtgactggtcgttaaggaacagtcaattgagtttgacggaccaagaggcttcacagtcacagcttcacgcctcatgacgatgacttttgccaagcctgacTACTACTTTCTTCTTCACTATATCTAAATCTATCGAAAACTATGAAATATAATTACACAAATCAGACATTGGCTCTTTAAAACCTacggtacgagccgtttcaaataaacgaatttaaaaaaaaaaaactattattagaAGCTTTCGCCAGTACTTATGCTTGGGATTCTATCAAACAACATTTAAGCTCATCTATAACATTAAACTTTCACAAGTTTTTTACTGAGCTGATACATCGAAATAAGTTTTACAGGTtgtagaaaaaaactttttcaaaaacttttttatcttcaaatatttttgttttgaatgtcaGAAGAGCCGTGGATGTTTACCTTCCTAATATATCAGCACTGAACAAGAACAGCTTTGAGTTTTGCAATTAAAGCAAAAGGaactttattttgcatttaaagCATTAAAACTATCAATCATTAAATCTATATCTAGGTGAAATAAGGGTATAATGGCCACTGTTCGGAATTGTAgaacgaaaaactatttttcgtaGCAGCTTGTATTACAGCAGCTCAAACTGTAAATTTTATCTTATATAATTAgttattgtaaatattttagATTTGTGTGAATACCTACAATTTTAGTTTCCTTTTCCAATTGTAAATGTTCTGTGTTAAGTGCGTGTTTGTGAAAAAGAGCAGTTTCCTAGTTTAACAAATAATGATTGGTTAGCGAAGGAAAGGCTATTTAGCATTTTACTGGTCAACTTACTTATTCCGGTATTCCGGATTCGGTAATTTTTGACTGCTCTTATTGAAACGGCTCGAATGACTTGCAGAAACAACGTGGTAGTATTTAAGATCGAAAACTTTGTTCTAGGTAGGAAATAAATTCATTTAGAATAATCAATTGACGGTATTTTGCATGATTACTCACGGATTCTAGTGTAAGAAAATCCTCAAAGGTAATAAAATATAGATCACTAGCTTTGAATAGCGGAAACGTAAAATATTTCACCCTTGCTCGAGATGCTCgacttttagaaaaaatgtgGTTTAGTGTGATGTGTCTAGCTTGTCAAAAACTATACTTGTCAAAAACTACATGGGCGTTCGTGCGAAGAAGTTTTCTGGTGGGTTCATTTTATAGCAGAAACCAGGGGTTTCAACACTCCCCGGCCCGTAAAACTTGTCCGGAACCTGCTTCCGAGTCAGATTTACTAGATGAACCTACCTCGATTACTGCTAGTTTTGTTACCGGTCGTCGAAAGACTCCTGAAGACGTACGAACCAACACCTGGCGCACCTGGTTGTCCTTTCCTGGAATAACGTCCACGATTTGTCCCCGGATCCAACTGTTACGGCATAGGTCATCGGTAACGAAAACCAAGTCATCCTTCTTCAGCGGCTCGTTCGATTCAATCCATTTGCTACGGACGTTGAGAGACGGCAAGTATTCTTTCAGCCACCTTTTCCAAAGTTCATCGGAAAGCAGCTGCGATCGGCGGTACGAGCTTCTCAAGGCGGCAGCCTCCCCAGTTGGAGGTATAGGTAGATCCAGTTGGCCCGAAGAGCTACCTCGCAGAAAATGGTTCGGGGTCAACGATTCGGGCTCATCCGAATCCTGCGGCAGATAGACTAAGGGCCGAGTATTGACGATCTCTTCGGCTTCAGTTATTACTGTGAGCAGAATCTCGTCGGTCATTCGGCTTCCGGATGTCAGCGTGGCCATAACAGCTTTTGTTGAGCGCACCATGCGCTCCCATATGCCCCCCATGTGTGGGGCGGATGGCGGATTGAAGCTCCAACGGGTCCTCGCATTTGTGAACACATTTGCAGAAGCGGTGTCGATGCGTTTTATTTGTTCTTGCAGTTCCTTACTGGCGGCCTTCAGATTGGTTCCGTTATCGGAGAAGAATGTAACAGGAGGCCCACGGCGCAGGACGAATCTTCGGATTGCCATGATGCAAGAATCAGTGTTCAGTCGATAGACCACTTCGAGATGGATTGCTCGTACAGAGAGACATGTGAATAACACAATCCAACGTTTTTCTGATCGACGTCCGACAGTCACCTCGATCGGCCCAAAATAGTCCACACCAACATAGCTAAACGGCTTCAAATAAGGTGTGATACGTTCGACAGGGAGTGGGGCCATTCTTGCTGGTCTCGGTCGGGATTTTCGAACTGCACACCACTGGCACTGCTTCCCCACACGATCGATTACTGGACGAAGTTTAGAGATGTGGAATCGTTGGCGCATTTCGTTAAAAACCGTCTCCTTATTAGCATGGCCGTATCGCTGATGGTAGAAGTTGATAATATGATATGTGACGGCATGCTCTCTTGGCAGAATGATGGGGAAACGGGTGTCAAACGGAATAAAAGTGGCTTCTCTAATTCTCCCGTCGACGCGAAGTACACCCAAGTCATCGAGAAACGGCAATAAACGATGCAACGGACTTGTTTTCTCGATACTTAGCCACTTTTCTTTTGGCAGTCCCTCGTTCTTTTTCAGAGTTGCTAATTCATCGAAGTAGTGTTGATGTTGAGCCATTTTCCACAACACTGTCTCGGCGCGCTCATACTCGCTTTGCTGCAGCGGAACCACCACTCCAGGCACAAAACGCACAACCAACCTTTTCGTAGAGTCTGGGGCTTCAACTGTCTCAATCGGTTCTTTTTTGGCTTTACGTCGACAATTTGAAGCGAAACGAAACACACAGCATATGGTACGCAGGAGAATATTCCATTTCGAAATTCGTGTGACAtcaataaaagaaaaagaagatatCGTAGTATGATGTTGATGGCAAACACGAAGTTCTTCAGTGGTGTTTGGAGAAGGTAAATGTTGCTCTGGCCACTCGCTCTCATCTTTTCGCAAAAAATCTGGGCCTAGAAACCAGGGACTATCAGTTTCTAAGAACAGACTAGCGCTCGGTTTCGTCACGATGTCAGCGATGTTGTGTTTTGTTGGCACCCAACGCCACTCGTCGATTTTTGTGTTCTGCAAAATTGTTCCGATACGAAATCCAACGAACGGTTTATATTTACGTTGGTCGGAGCGAATCCAAGATAGCACTGTCCGGGAGTCGGACCAGAACACTCGCCTCATCACCTTCAGATCGTGTTCGCATTCGATTTTGTTAGCAAGTGCAGAGCCGAGAACTGCAGCACACAGTTCCATCCTGGGAATTGACAACTGCTTAAGCGGGCTCACTTTAGTTTTCGCCATGACTAGTGAACATCGGTAGCTATTTCCCTCGGTAATGCGAAAGAAAGATGTTGCCCCATACGCCTGTTCAGAGGCATCCACAAACGTATGCAATTCTAAAGTGCGGTAGCTATCGTCGTCAATCAACTGGTCCCATTCACACCCGGTCCGCCAAAGGTCCTGGAGTAGGAGCTTCCCGAGAATAGTGAATGGCGCCAAGAATCCTAGCGGATCAAAAAGGCTCATGATTCCGCTGAGCGCGATGCGTTTCGTTGGTCTGATTTGGTTGTAGAAATATGGTTGTAGATCAGTTCGGACATCggtagaaaaaacaaaaacatcttCTTCCGGTTTCCAAATTATTCCCAAAACACGCTGAGTGCCACTGGTTTTGGGGTCGCTTAACGCCACTTCCGGAGTCGAAGGGGCACCGAGAGCTTGAAGAACAGACTTGCGGTTCGAAACCCAGCCATGGAATTCGAAGCCTGCTTGCTGGTGTATGTATCGCACTTGCTGCGCTCGGGTGATCGCTTGTTCCTCGGTATCGGTACAGTCATAATAGTCGTCGACGTAATGACGCCTGTCAATAACGCCAACGGCTTCGGGAAACTTGTCGACAAATTGAGTAGCATTCAGTTTCTTCACGAACTGAGCCATGGCAGGGGAACACGCCGACCCGAACGTGCAGACATCCATAATATAAATTTCGGGCTCGACGTTGGGATTACTTCGGAAGAGAAACCGTTGGGCTTGGCGGTCCTGCTCCCGCACGCGTATCTGATGATACATTTCGCGGAGGTCCGCTCCGAAAGCAACCTTTCGCTCTCGGAATCGTTGAATTACAGCTGGAAGGGATGTGAGGAGATCGGGCCCCGGTAGAAGTACGGAATTGAGCGATATTCCATGCGCTTGAGCGGCGGCGTCCCACACCAACCTCACTTTACCCGGCTTTTTCGGGTTCTCGACATAATTTAACGGGAGGTACCAAATTCTTCCCGGTTCTGCAGAATCTAATTCTTCAGGCGTAGCTTTATGCGCATAGCGCTTCGATAAGTACGCCTCAACTTGCTGGCGAACAACTTGCTCGATGTGTGGATTCTTTTTCAAACGGCGCTCGAAATGTTTCTCTCGCTGTAAAGCCATAGCAAAACTGTCTGGGAGCTTAATATCGTCCTTTGCCCACAAAAGACCAACCTCGTAGCGTCCATCAACTCGAACGGTAGTGCAGTTCAAGATGGAACGAGCTCGCTTCAAATCGTCGG
It includes:
- the LOC129742759 gene encoding uncharacterized protein LOC129742759 — protein: MASSSCGKCDRFDTDEMVACESCSARFHCDCVEESPGATGRKFKCDVCLAKKTRKTTAKKPTKVGDSSANLPPTQSLGAIREVCGNLAVLVDPVLPIPPVMSENYPRTPDCDQATIISQGRNTIGLMELDFDQELQKMRDEMERNERKLEQERVLREKQLEFERQYAEKRQKQEKQLQQKQLEMEKSILAKKLADEMEFQQQQRALREDYERARSEMLSVSQEEAIGGYDPFKERDDLSGVEKVKKWLRDDEPKQINDAVNPHSGYKFDRPTYPEPLAEKVQKRIISDEQSSASGIDDYSPRAGVVQSVVDREPQPGPTRAQLAARSALLRNLPTFSGKPEEWPLFISSYKNSTEACGLSNQENLVRLQECLKGPALESVRSRLMLPSSVPKIIHMLREVYGRPEQLIHSLLSKVKRAAAPRVDRLETFIQFGMVVQELCDHLEAAELHDHLVNPTLIQELVEKLPAATKREWVQFKRAEGRTTLRTFADFTSKIMSEASEVTLVVDQKFFDFRLSDRPRSKEKGFLQAHSSGAVGNPFPVPSICRFCRKNNHRIRNCDDFRSRPLKERIRLMTQWKLCERCLNEHDGWCRFKITCNVGSCRQHHHPLVHRDSREPLPARQHSVRSMDDSPAQSPMPMNAHHHTKFPVIFRMAPVTIHNGNHSIKTMAYIDEGSSITLIEDNLARELELKGIPQPLTLQWTANVVRHEALSECVCVEISGDGGDRFQLSDAHTVKKMHLPSQLIDFQQISNQYPHLRGLFAATHTGEEPRILIGLNNVFLFAPLESRVGDPSEPIAVRSHLGWTIYGPRKPQGSSVFVGCHDEMRVTNLDLHDQIRTYFQADDSGFLVKELPESDDLKRARSILNCTTVRVDGRYEVGLLWAKDDIKLPDSFAMALQREKHFERRLKKNPHIEQVVRQQVEAYLSKRYAHKATPEELDSAEPGRIWYLPLNYVENPKKPGKVRLVWDAAAQAHGISLNSVLLPGPDLLTSLPAVIQRFRERKVAFGADLREMYHQIRVREQDRQAQRFLFRSNPNVEPEIYIMDVCTFGSACSPAMAQFVKKLNATQFVDKFPEAVGVIDRRHYVDDYYDCTDTEEQAITRAQQVRYIHQQAGFEFHGWVSNRKSVLQALGAPSTPEVALSDPKTSGTQRVLGIIWKPEEDVFVFSTDVRTDLQPYFYNQIRPTKRIALSGIMSLFDPLGFLAPFTILGKLLLQDLWRTGCEWDQLIDDDSYRTLELHTFVDASEQAYGATSFFRITEGNSYRCSLVMAKTKVSPLKQLSIPRMELCAAVLGSALANKIECEHDLKVMRRVFWSDSRTVLSWIRSDQRKYKPFVGFRIGTILQNTKIDEWRWVPTKHNIADIVTKPSASLFLETDSPWFLGPDFLRKDESEWPEQHLPSPNTTEELRVCHQHHTTISSFSFIDVTRISKWNILLRTICCVFRFASNCRRKAKKEPIETVEAPDSTKRLVVRFVPGVVVPLQQSEYERAETVLWKMAQHQHYFDELATLKKNEGLPKEKWLSIEKTSPLHRLLPFLDDLGVLRVDGRIREATFIPFDTRFPIILPREHAVTYHIINFYHQRYGHANKETVFNEMRQRFHISKLRPVIDRVGKQCQWCAVRKSRPRPARMAPLPVERITPYLKPFSYVGVDYFGPIEVTVGRRSEKRWIVLFTCLSVRAIHLEVVYRLNTDSCIMAIRRFVLRRGPPVTFFSDNGTNLKAASKELQEQIKRIDTASANVFTNARTRWSFNPPSAPHMGGIWERMVRSTKAVMATLTSGSRMTDEILLTVITEAEEIVNTRPLVYLPQDSDEPESLTPNHFLRGSSSGQLDLPIPPTGEAAALRSSYRRSQLLSDELWKRWLKEYLPSLNVRSKWIESNEPLKKDDLVFVTDDLCRNSWIRGQIVDVIPGKDNQVRQVLVRTSSGVFRRPVTKLAVIEVGSSSKSDSEAGSGQVLRAGEC